The genomic stretch CTAGTTCGTATAATATATAATTCATCTGCGCCCCCGTTTATATTCGTAATTGCGAGCCAAAAACTATTGAGATTTTCAGATACTTCAGCGTATTTCTTCTCCCTTAAATCTCGTGTAAATCTTTTCTTTTCATATTCAATATTTGCAATGTGCCTTTTTTCATCAAGATTGCTAAGTGCCTTGGCTATATAAATTGTAACTAATAATGTCATAATAGATATGAGAACACTAGTTGTTCCACTTATGTAGCTAGAGAAATTTGCCCAATCAGTTATATTTCTTGAAACTTCTTGATCATGAAAATAATAGAGAAATATCCCAATATTTAAGATAATAAACCCAATCATTATGATAAAACCAATCTTAAACAGTGGGATGTTCATAGTATTAATTTAATGATTTTCCTTTTTTTTATTTTCTAACCGCTGAGCTTGATAACTCCGCCTATATACTTCTACCCCCACTCTATCGATATGTTCCAACAACTCAGGTTCTTTAATGGAATGGTAGTTGAGCACATCAAATTTGTAAGGCATATTGGTCTCTTCATTCAAGAAATAACTAATCTTACTTATTGTGTCAAAATCTAAGTTTTCCCCTTTAAGCGCAATGTCCACATCACTGCCATTTCTGAAGTTCCCCTTGGCACGACTCCCGAAAATATAAGCACTTTGTACCGCAGCATGATCTCTCAACAGACTAAGAATTGCATCCAAATCCGTATCCAAAAGACCAAATTTATTCTTCATCTAGCTTTTGTTTGAAAGTGTCTAGCAAAGCTTTTAGTAGTGGAAAGTACTTATTACTGATCAGTTGCTCCATATCACTTGCTTTTTGCTCGTCGTAGGTATGTGCAGTTAAGTTTCTATCCTGCAACAAATCCATCCAGTCATGCCCATTTTCCAACGTCCCCATTTCGAATGCCTTCTTTAAAGCACTTCTTGGTGATTTGATATCCACAAAGCCCTGATCTTCCAAATAATCCTTCACCATATTCCACGCTAATTCAAAACTCATTTCATGTGACTTTTATTGTTTTTTAGCGGCCACATGGAATCTCGCTTTCAGCCATCCAAACTATTATTGTTTCAAATTTGCTCGATTTCAAAAAACTGGATAATCCCTGCTTTCTGGACGATATCTGGGTTTTCAATCTGCAATGCATTTTCCAGATGATTCATTGCTTTATTGAAATTAGAGAAGCGTTGTTTCCAGCGTATATTATCTTTAGACATTTTGTCGTGGGTTTTTCTGAGGGTTATGCTAAAATAAGGCTTTATTTTAGATCTGTAGAAATCTTGGGAGAACAAGAGTACGCTAGTCCAAATAAAAAGATTTGGTCATAAAGACACGCAGCCTTCAAAATCTCGTTATTGTGAATTGCAAACCTAATTCCATATGGATAAAGAATCAGAGAGGTATTTTAAGAAATTCAGGTCACATATTGAAAAACATGTCAAAATAGATGAGTCTGAAATGGCCGTAATTAGCGGCTATTTTGCCATTAAAAGAATGAGAAGGAAAACTGTTCTCCTAGAACCGGGAAATATT from Algoriphagus sp. NG3 encodes the following:
- a CDS encoding HI0074 family nucleotidyltransferase substrate-binding subunit; protein product: MSFELAWNMVKDYLEDQGFVDIKSPRSALKKAFEMGTLENGHDWMDLLQDRNLTAHTYDEQKASDMEQLISNKYFPLLKALLDTFKQKLDEE
- a CDS encoding nucleotidyltransferase domain-containing protein is translated as MKNKFGLLDTDLDAILSLLRDHAAVQSAYIFGSRAKGNFRNGSDVDIALKGENLDFDTISKISYFLNEETNMPYKFDVLNYHSIKEPELLEHIDRVGVEVYRRSYQAQRLENKKKENH